ACTCACTTCCCGTCAATGTCATTGTAGAATTGAAAGAACAATTTGAAAAACTTCGCCGCGACGGCAAACCATCATACGACGAACAAAAGCGGTACTTTGGAAAATTCGATGTGTATTTAGATAAATGCGAAAAAAGTCCGAAGTGGTTAGCAAATGATGACGTTGCGAAAATTGTTGCTGATGCAATACTCTCACGCGATGGAAAAGAATACAATTTGATTTGTTATTGTATAATGCCAAACCACGTGCATTTGGTAATCACTGTTCCTGAACCCGTAACTCGAACTTCAGTTCGAGAAGACGTAACACGAACTTTAGTTCGTGAAGACGTAACTCGAACTTCAGTTCGAGAAGACGTAACACGAACTTTAGTTCGTGATGAAACCGAATCTACACGAACTGAAGTTCGTGCAACAAGCGAAACAAACGCTCCATATTCCGAATACATCGTAACTTCATTTCTTCGAGGATTGAAAGGAAGTACTGCACGTGAAGCAAATAAAATCCTCAATCGCACTGGCGCATTTTGGCAACACGAAAGTTACGACCACATTGTCCGAGACGAAAAAGAATTATTTCGTATCGTTGAATATGTTTTAAACAATCCTGTGAAAGCGGGATTAGTTTCGGAACGGAATGAATGGAAATGGAGTTATGTAAAGAAGTTTGAATAACGTAAGACGATGGTCAAATCGTCTTCTTGATATATTGACAAACTGAAGTTTGTCTTACAAATACAAAAAACTTATGAAACACATTCTCATTTTCACATTACTTTTACTTTCACTTTCTTATTCACAACAAACAAAACATAAACCAATGACACAACAACACGAAAAAGCAACATTTGAAAAATAATGTTTTCTTCGATGTAATGCGATGAAATAATTAGTTTTCATAATTGGCGAACGTGAAGTAAGAAACCCTGCATCGTAATTTGTATATTCAACACGATTTTTTTTCACAAAATACAAGAGGTATTTATGTACAAACTTGTTTTAATTCGACACGGTGAAAGCGTGTGGAACAAAGAAAATCGGTTCACCGGTTGGACTGATGTTGATTTATCCGAAAAAGGAATTGAAGAAGCGCACTGCGGAGGAAAAGCATTAAAAGAACGCGGCTTTGTTTTCGATGTCGCGTACACTTCCGTTCTCAAACGCGCAATTCGCACGTTGTGGATTGCGCTCGATGAAATGGATTTGATGTGGATTCCTGTGCTCAATTCCTGGCGATTGAACGAGCGGCATTATGGTTCGCTGCAAGGATTGAACAAATCCGAAACGGCGGCGAAGTTTGGCGAAGAGCAAGTAAAAATTTGGCGACGCAGTTACGATATTCCTCCGCCATCGCTTGAAATTTCCGATGAGCGTTATCCCGGAAAAGATGCTCGCTATAAATATTTGAAGAAGGAGGAAATTCCGCTTACCGAATCGCTGAAACTTACTGTGGATAGATTTCTTCCATATTGGTTTTCGACGATTGCGCCGACAATCAAATCGGGAAAGCGCGTCATTATTGCGGCGCACGGAAATAGTTTGCGAGCGTTAGTAAAATATCTCGATAATATTTCTGACGATGCGATTGTGCAAATGAATATTCCCACCGGCATTCCGCTTCTCTATGAACTCGACGATAATTTAAAACCGCTTCACAGTGAATATATTGGCGATGCGGAAGAAGTAAAGCGCGCAATGGAGTCGGTGGCAAATCAGGGAAAAGCAAAATAGAAAATGCGCCTCGCTGTTGTTCAAACAAATCCTATTTTCGGAGAAGTAAGAAACAATGTTCAATCCGCTATTCGACAAATGGAAAATGTTGATGCGGATTTGTTTGTACTTCCCGAACTGTTCAACACGGGATATAATTATATTTCCAAAGAAGAAGTTGAACAACTTGCCGAAACAACGGATGGTTTTACGTTTCAAGAAATGTTTTCTTTTGCGAAGAAGAAAAATTGTTTTGTTGTGTATGGATTTGCGGAACTAGAGCATAGAGCGGAGAGTTTAGAGCAAAGAGCAAGGAGCGAGGAGCGAGGAGAAAATTTACGAACCACGAATCACGATTCACGATTTACGTATTACAATTCTTCCGCGCTTGTTGGTCCAAACGGAATGATTGGCATCTATCGTAAAGTGCATTTGTTCTATCGCGAAAATATTTTTTTCTCTCCGGGAAATCTTGGTTTTCCTGTATTCGATTTGCCGTTTGGAACAATTGGAATGATGATTTGCTTCGATTGGTATTTTCCCGAAAGCGCGCGAACGCTTGCATTACAAGGTGCGCAACTTATTTGTCAACCGGCAAATCTCGTAATGTCGCATTGTCCCGATTCACTCATAACACGCTGTTTGGAGAATCGTGTATTCGCTGCGCTCGCTGATAGAGTTGGCGATGAAAATCGAGGTGGAGAAAATTTACATTACATCGGAAAAAGTGAAATCGTTACCCCAAAAGGAGAAATTCTTATTCGTTTGGGAGAAAATGAAGCAAACATTGCTGTTGCGGAAATTGATGTCTCTCTTGCAAACGATAAACAACTCAACGAATATAATAATTTGTTTGAAAGTCGCCGTTCGGAAATGTATAAATTTTAATTGCAAATAAATGATTTGTCAAGAAAAGCGTGTGTATCATTTACTCAACTTTTTTCAAGAAAGAAAAAGTATATACAATTTTTCTCACACTTTTAAGGAATAAATTATGTCCAAAAAATTATGGATCGGCTTCGTCGCGGTATTTGTGTTTTTTCAGATTTGTGATTACCTCATCCACGGCGTTATATTAAGCGGCGCATATCAGAAACTTATGACGGATGCTCCCGGGATGTTTCGACCTGAAATGAAAATGTAGATATTTCAAGTTATCGGATTATTCTTTTCATTTTTCTACACACTGGTATTCTCGAAAGGATATGAAGGAAAAGGAATAATGGAAGGAGTACGGTATGGATTATATGTTGGGCTAATGGTGCACATTCCTGCAGCATATTCTACGTATGCAATGTATCCGTATCCATATTCTCCTATAATGACGTGGTTTCTGCTCGGTACTATTTCATCCGTACTCGGCGGAATTTTGCTCTCGATGATTTATGGTAAAAAACAGGCATAGATGTTTTGAGATAAAAATAAACAATGCCGTGTACGTTTATATGCACACGGCATTTTCTTTTTTATAAAAATATTGAGAAGATACGTTATTCCGGAATTTCAATCGCTACCAAATTCATTTGCCCGTTCGAGCGGTTCAAACGCAATAGTATCGAATCGCCCGCTTTATGCGCTTTGATGATAGTTTCGAAATCTTTTATTGAAGTAATCTTTTTTCCCTCCGCTTCAATAATAATATCATTACTTGCGATTGTTCGCTTCGACGCTTCTCCCATCGGTTGAATGTTCGTAACAATAATTCCGTGAGGAACGTCCCGTTGCGATTTTTGTTCATCGGAAAGTGTTTTTACCGTCATTCCAAGTTCATTAAAACTTTTGGTGTGCGAAATCAGTTCTTCGTCGCCGCTCGTTTCATCTTTGGATTTTCTATCGTTCGAAACAAGAGACACATCTCCGCGCGATTTTAATTTTACATTCATCTCCATTTCTTTCTTGTTACGGAAAATTTTCAGCACGACCGTTTCTCCTGGATGATGTTTTGCTATTTGTGTTTGCAACTCGTTCGACGCATTTACTTCAACTCCATCAACGGAAAGTATTACGTCTCCAAGTTGTAACCCCGCATCTTCTCCCGCTCCTCCTTCGGTTACCACTTGAATCAACACACCTCGCACTGTTCCTAATCCAAGTGCTTTTGCCATTGTTTCGTCAATATTAGAAATCTGAACACCAATATATCCACGCTGTACTTTTCCGTGCCGAATTAAATCTTCGGTAACGGTCTTCATCAGGTTAGAAGGAATTGCAAATCCATAACCTTGATAGCGAGCATTCGTTGTTGCAATCGCCGCGTTAATCCCAATAACTTCACCACGTAAATTTACTAATGCGCCACCGCTGTTTCCCGGATTTATTGCTGCATCCGTTTGAATAAAATTTTCAATTCCATATCCATCGCTGCGATTGATGACGCCAAGATTTCCGCGACCAATGGCACTAACTATTCCAGCAGTAACTGTCGAAGTTAACCCGAGTGGATTTCCAATGGCGAGAACCCATTCGCCTACTTGCACAGAATCAGAATTTCCCAATGAAGCAACTGGTAAATTCTCCGCCTCAACTTTTATGACAGCCAAATCCGTCGTTTGATCCGTTCCTATAACTTTTGCTTTAAACTTTCTTTTATCATCAAGAACAATTTCTACTCCCTCATTATCTACATCAGCAACAACGTGATTGTTGGTAACGATGTATCCATCGGATGTGAGAATAACACCGGAACCAGAACCGATAGAAGGCGTCGGTTGCTGTTTGAAATCCGGGTCAAAAAATTTGAAGAAGTTATGGAAATCCTCCGTCGGCGATTCTTTTCCTTTGGAAGTTACCGTAATGCTAACAACCGTTGGCTTTGCTATTTTCGATACTTCAATAAATGCTTTGCTGAGTTCTTGCGTGTTAAATACCGCCGTTGATGAAGGAATCGCAGTTCCAACGGAAACGCTTGCTCCCGTTAGTGTAATTTCTTCTGAGGTTTTCAATCCAGAAATAACGATTGCTGCGAAAAGCACGCTCACGCATACAAGCAATACCGTAGCAAGTAATGATTTTTTAGTCATAGAAAGAATGTATTATATATGGAAAAAAATTATTGTACGATGGGTTGCGCACCCTTAAATATTTGCTCACTTCGCAACGCACGAAACCCTTCAATATGAATGCGCAAGTAATTATTGAGTACATTCGCAATTTCTTTTTCTGTTTGCAAAGTCAATGGTTGCTCTGTGATGTTGTGGAAATTACGATTCAATAACACGCGCAGCGTCGAAAGAGTTTCCGCAGATACAAAAAATGGCGATGATATTTTTTTTGAACACGAATGACATAATAAGCCGCCGCGATGTAATTCGAGAGAATACTGTTTGTTTCCGGAATCCGCCGTTGAGAACGTCTGCTGACACATCGGACAATGTTCCAACTGAAAGCGAAATCCCAACATAGCGGCAAAGTGCAGTTGAAACGAAAGCAATGTTCGCGATGCGTTGTTGTTCTCGTATTGTAATGCGTTCAAACTTTCGATGACAAGATAAAACAACGGTTCATTTTTTTCTTCGTGCGTTGCGCAATACAACATTTCCATTATAGATAGCGCGGTGGAAAGCGATTCCAAACGATTGCTCGTCCTCCCAAAATATTGAAGATACGAACACTCGGAAATCAATTGCAGTGAGCGTGCATCTTTTTTATACAACACTAACGATACGTACGACAACGGTTCGAGCGCGCTACCGAATTTCGATTTTTTTCCGCGCGCGCCTTTCGCAATTGCACTTACTTTTCCAAATTCTTTGGTAAAAAATGTAACGATTTTACTCGTGTCGCCGTATTTCATTGCTTTGAGTACAATTGCTTCCGTTGTAACGATTGTGCAATGCTTCATAAATTTGTTGACGAAAATATACTTTTCTTCATACAGAGAATCAAAAAACATTTCTATTACTTTTTTACTTCTCTCTTTTTCTCTTATCAAAATCTCTCTATATTTTCAGCGTTAAATGAGTGATTTTTTCACTTGTTCAAAAATAGTAAAACCGAAATGTCGCCACTTTCAAAAAAAAGAATTGAATCGCTGTTCAAAAATTTTCTCGGAAAAACCATCGCCGTTGTTGGCGATTTAATGCTCGATAGATATATCTGGGGTTCTGTGCATCGTATTTCTCCCGAAGCGCCGGTTCCTGTTGTCGACGTTGAATCGGAATCTGCTCGACTTGGCGGCGCCGCAAACGTTGCGAATAATATCAAATCGCTCGGAGGAAATCCGCTCCTTGTCGGCGTCATCGGCAATGATAACAGCGGAAAACTCGTCAAAGATACAGTTCGTGAAATGGGATTTTCGGAAGATGGAATTGTGAAAGATGATACGCGACCAACTACGGTAAAAACCCGCGTTATCGCACATCATCAACACGTCGTGCGCATTGACAAAGAATCGAGAAATGATATTTCCTCTCTGATTGAAGAGAAAATTTTATTTTCGCTTCGCCGCCATTTGAGTAACGTAGATGCTATTATTTTAGAAGATTACAACAAAGGCGTCATGACAAGTACATTGATTGAAAAAATTGTTCAACTTGCAAACTCTCATAAGAAAATTATTACGGTGGACCCGAAATCCATGAATTTTTTTGCGTATAAAAATATTTCCGTATTCAAACCGAATAAGAAAGAAACTGAGGAAGCATTGGGAATAAAAATTATTTCGGACGCTGATGTTGAATACGCAGGGACATTGCTGCTCGAAAAACTGAACGCAAAAAATATTCTTCTTACGCGCAGCGAAAAAGGAATGACGCTTTTCACGTACAACGGAGTAATTGAACACATCCCTACAAAAGCGCAAAAAGTCGCAGATGTTTCCGGCGCCGGAGATACAGTTATTTCTGCGATGACTCTTGCGCTCGCAAGCGGTGCATCCATTGAAGAATCTGCTGTCATTGCAAATCATGCGGGAGGTATTGTTGTTGGCGAAGTAGGAATCATTCCCGTTTCGAAAGAAGCGTTGCGACAAGCATTGCTCAATGAAATTCCTTGAAAAAAAATTTATACGAATTACAATTCAATAAAAATAACTGTTCCACACTATGGGAAAAATAATCGCGCATAACGAAATAGCGTTTCTTTGCAGGGAAATGAAAAAAAGCGGAAAGGTTATCGTATTCACGAACGGTTGCTTTGATATCCTGCATCGCGGACATATTGAATATCTCTCGAAAGCAAAACAATTCGGCGACGTTCTGATTATCGGCATAAACACCGATGCTTCCATAAAAAAAATAAAAGGCGAAAAACGTCCAATCGTTTCCGAAGAAGACCGCGCATTTGTTCTTTCTTCGCTCGCGTGTGTTGATTATGTTGTAATGTTTGATGAAGAAACTCCACTCAATCTCATTGCAAAAATACTTCCCGACGTGTTGGTGAAAGGCGCGGATTGGAACAAAGAAAATATTGTCGGCAAAGATATTGTTGAAGAAAACGGCGGAAGAGTTGCAACGATAGAATTTCTTCCGAATCGTTCTACGACAAATATGATTGAACGAATTCTCACATTGTACCGCTAACAATTTCCGCCCTTGCAACACGTGTGAAAAAATTTGCAACATACAGTTTCTTGGTTCTTGCCGTATGCGTCGCGCTGTTTATCGGTGCAATATTGTATATGCGAACAGATTCGTTTCGGAATTATCTTCGAGCGACTATTGCAGAAGAAGCGCAAACATACTTCAACGGAAAGGTGTTTATCGGAGCGGTGCGCGGAAATCTGTTTTCCGGTTTTGAAACCGACAGCATTGCCATTGAAATTGATAATGCGCCGTTTGTCGAAACGCGGCGCGCAAAATTTTCCTTCGATTTATTTCCCGCGCTGCGAGGAAAATATTATTTGAACTCCGCCGAACTTCTCGAGCCGCACATTCATATTCATTCATCCTCGAACGGAACATGGAATCTCGAAAAATTTTTATCCGCCGATACATCGCACACAACGCCAACAACATTCATTTCCATTTCTCGTTTAGGTATTACCAACGGCGAAGTATTTATTGTTGATTCATCAAAACTTTCGGCAACGTTGACCGATTCAACGCGCGCGTTTCCGTTCAATAACTTGCATCTTACGTATGTGAATGCGCTTCTGTCTTTACTGATTGATAAAAATTCGTATGCGGCAACGGTAAAAAATTTCTTTTGTGAACTCGATTCGCCAAAATTTTCCGTGAGAAATTTTTCCGGAAAATTTCTCGCATCACCTTCACTCCTTCGCGCCGACGGTGTAGAAATTCAAACGGAACGCAGCAAACTTTCGTTGAGTGCATCGCTGCACGGAGTCAATATATTTGCTCCAGTTTCGTTCGACACACTGCAACATAAACCGATGGCGTTATCGTTATATTCGCCCGCATTGAACGGAGAAGAATTATCTTTGTTCCTTCCGAAAACATTGAACATTCAAGGAACAAGTTCGCTCGACATTCAAGCAGGCGGAGAAATTGGAAACATTGCATTGCGCACGTTTCATGCTGAATCATTTGAAAGTTATATTCAACTCACGGGCAATATTCGCTGTCTTACTATCGCAGAGAGTTTATCCATTGAAACGAACATTGATGCAAGCGCATTGATGCTTTCAGAAATTTCTTCTGCGTTTCCTTCATTATCACTGCCTCAATGTTCTCAACTTGATGCAATTCGATGTTCAGGAAAAATACTTGCATCAATTCATACGTTGGATGCGAACGTTGAGTTGAATACCAACGCAGGAAATGCTCGCATTGATACGAAAATTGATTGGCGCTCTCCGCAAATGAAATATGAAGGAAAAATGTTTGCGCAACACGTAAATCTGAAAAAATTTTTCCAAGAAATCGACACTTCCATTCCTGAAACGCAATTAAATATTTTCGGAACATTTTCTGGCAAAGGCACACACCTAGATTCTCTCGTTGCCGAAAGTACTTTCCGTATTGATTCTTCTTCGGTGCAACTCTCATCGGAACACGAACAAGCAATCAATATCCATCGTTTGAACGTAGAATTTTCTGCGCAAAAAAACATTCTGAAAACGTCCACCTCGTTTGAAATTGAGAACACCAACGGAACCATTTATGCATCAGCAACTTTGATTAACAGCCGTTTTACAAGCATTGAAAGCGAAGGAACGATTGCGCATTTCAATCCAGCAGTATACTTGAACAATTCCAACTATGCAGGCGATGTTTCTTTTCACTTTTCCGGAAAAGCAAACGGGAAAACGTTGAATGATCTTTCTGCAACATTCGAAGCGCATTTTCATCCGTCAACATTTGCGGGACGTTCTTTTGGAAATGAAAACGAAACAGATTCAAACGCAACTGTAACGTTGTTTTTAAGCCAACAACAACACGATAAAAAATATTCTCGGTTGAGTTCTCCATTGCTTGATGCAACCGTTGAAGGAACGTTCGACATTCTTGCGACGCCTAATATCGTGTTCACACAACTGAAATCGTTGCTGAACGAAGTTTCACTTTCTTCACAGCAACGCGCCGCAGGAACAGATCCGGAGACAACGCAGAAGATGCAGGAACAAAATTTTTCATACAATATTGTTGCAAAAAATCTTGCCCCGTTTTCCGTATTTACCGGCAACACCGCTTTCCGTTTTCAGGGAAACATCAATGGTAATTTTCAATCCACAAACGATACCTCAACCGTCATCGGAAAAATTATTTTCGATTCAATCGTATACACAGAAAAAA
This genomic stretch from Ignavibacteria bacterium harbors:
- the gpmA gene encoding 2,3-diphosphoglycerate-dependent phosphoglycerate mutase, giving the protein MYKLVLIRHGESVWNKENRFTGWTDVDLSEKGIEEAHCGGKALKERGFVFDVAYTSVLKRAIRTLWIALDEMDLMWIPVLNSWRLNERHYGSLQGLNKSETAAKFGEEQVKIWRRSYDIPPPSLEISDERYPGKDARYKYLKKEEIPLTESLKLTVDRFLPYWFSTIAPTIKSGKRVIIAAHGNSLRALVKYLDNISDDAIVQMNIPTGIPLLYELDDNLKPLHSEYIGDAEEVKRAMESVANQGKAK
- a CDS encoding acyltransferase, encoding MRLAVVQTNPIFGEVRNNVQSAIRQMENVDADLFVLPELFNTGYNYISKEEVEQLAETTDGFTFQEMFSFAKKKNCFVVYGFAELEHRAESLEQRARSEERGENLRTTNHDSRFTYYNSSALVGPNGMIGIYRKVHLFYRENIFFSPGNLGFPVFDLPFGTIGMMICFDWYFPESARTLALQGAQLICQPANLVMSHCPDSLITRCLENRVFAALADRVGDENRGGENLHYIGKSEIVTPKGEILIRLGENEANIAVAEIDVSLANDKQLNEYNNLFESRRSEMYKF
- a CDS encoding Do family serine endopeptidase; translated protein: MTKKSLLATVLLVCVSVLFAAIVISGLKTSEEITLTGASVSVGTAIPSSTAVFNTQELSKAFIEVSKIAKPTVVSITVTSKGKESPTEDFHNFFKFFDPDFKQQPTPSIGSGSGVILTSDGYIVTNNHVVADVDNEGVEIVLDDKRKFKAKVIGTDQTTDLAVIKVEAENLPVASLGNSDSVQVGEWVLAIGNPLGLTSTVTAGIVSAIGRGNLGVINRSDGYGIENFIQTDAAINPGNSGGALVNLRGEVIGINAAIATTNARYQGYGFAIPSNLMKTVTEDLIRHGKVQRGYIGVQISNIDETMAKALGLGTVRGVLIQVVTEGGAGEDAGLQLGDVILSVDGVEVNASNELQTQIAKHHPGETVVLKIFRNKKEMEMNVKLKSRGDVSLVSNDRKSKDETSGDEELISHTKSFNELGMTVKTLSDEQKSQRDVPHGIIVTNIQPMGEASKRTIASNDIIIEAEGKKITSIKDFETIIKAHKAGDSILLRLNRSNGQMNLVAIEIPE
- the recO gene encoding DNA repair protein RecO, with the protein product MFFDSLYEEKYIFVNKFMKHCTIVTTEAIVLKAMKYGDTSKIVTFFTKEFGKVSAIAKGARGKKSKFGSALEPLSYVSLVLYKKDARSLQLISECSYLQYFGRTSNRLESLSTALSIMEMLYCATHEEKNEPLFYLVIESLNALQYENNNASRTLLSFQLHFAAMLGFRFQLEHCPMCQQTFSTADSGNKQYSLELHRGGLLCHSCSKKISSPFFVSAETLSTLRVLLNRNFHNITEQPLTLQTEKEIANVLNNYLRIHIEGFRALRSEQIFKGAQPIVQ
- the rfaE1 gene encoding D-glycero-beta-D-manno-heptose-7-phosphate kinase, translated to MSPLSKKRIESLFKNFLGKTIAVVGDLMLDRYIWGSVHRISPEAPVPVVDVESESARLGGAANVANNIKSLGGNPLLVGVIGNDNSGKLVKDTVREMGFSEDGIVKDDTRPTTVKTRVIAHHQHVVRIDKESRNDISSLIEEKILFSLRRHLSNVDAIILEDYNKGVMTSTLIEKIVQLANSHKKIITVDPKSMNFFAYKNISVFKPNKKETEEALGIKIISDADVEYAGTLLLEKLNAKNILLTRSEKGMTLFTYNGVIEHIPTKAQKVADVSGAGDTVISAMTLALASGASIEESAVIANHAGGIVVGEVGIIPVSKEALRQALLNEIP
- the rfaE2 gene encoding D-glycero-beta-D-manno-heptose 1-phosphate adenylyltransferase, with product MGKIIAHNEIAFLCREMKKSGKVIVFTNGCFDILHRGHIEYLSKAKQFGDVLIIGINTDASIKKIKGEKRPIVSEEDRAFVLSSLACVDYVVMFDEETPLNLIAKILPDVLVKGADWNKENIVGKDIVEENGGRVATIEFLPNRSTTNMIERILTLYR